A window of Cucurbita pepo subsp. pepo cultivar mu-cu-16 chromosome LG06, ASM280686v2, whole genome shotgun sequence contains these coding sequences:
- the LOC111797696 gene encoding uncharacterized protein LOC111797696 → MAALLPSGSWLSLPLQCGCPNPSSSSSTSTSKYTTNFRCCSITQMHSPEASEQGKIPIIPHTPPLRLAASAVVFLGLNIGFGIGARSCSAALSPVPPPVADNYNLEEEKVVLSEDEKLEKKKMDEAFEEWKSKKFALTVPLSVIALRDSIPPSWIKEFIQSQGKRLKFNVKFNGTLGSIFSDLSVPIDKGNVKSSSVMVADLVSIGDSWLNFAIKKALIEPIHDVEDQEWFNNLSTRWKVLLRRNSEGEIDPGGKIWSAPYRWGCMVIAYNKVKFRKNNLAPMEDWSDLWRPELRGRISMVDSPREVIGAVLKYMGASYNTKDISSQIPGGKDAVQQNLTSLAKQVRLFDSTHYLKAFAVGDVWVAVGWSSDVLPVVKRMSNIAVVVPKSGSSLWADLWAIPATSRIEAEPVGGRVKGPSPLIHQWIEFCLQPARALPFKQEVVPGASPASIEGPEVVPKELFEGKPKLDTNLIGGVPPLDILDKCEFLEPLSESTLADFRWFAANMQKKPNHRLMDRVHQAVSSLVGFVSQISFKN, encoded by the exons ATGGCGGCATTGCTGCCCTCCGGCTCATGGCTTTCTCTGCCACTGCAATGTGGCTGCCCGAATCCTTCATCCTCTTCCTCTACTTCCACTTCCAAGTACACCACCAATTTCCGCTGTTGCTCGATAACTCAGATGCATTCGCCGGAGGCATCCGAACAAGGTAAGATTCCGATAATTCCTCACACGCCACCGCTTCGCCTCGCCGCATCTGCGGTGGTTTTTCTCGGTTTAAATATTGGTTTCGGCATCGGAGCTCGATCCTGCTCTGCGGCTCTTTCGCCGGTGCCTCCTCCGGTGGCGGATAATTACAACTTGGAAGAGGAGAAGGTAGTTCTGA GTGAGGATGAGAAgctggagaagaagaaaatggacgAAGCATTTGAAGAATGGAAGTCGAAGAAGTTTGCTTTGACCGTTCCTTTGAGCGTCATTGCGCTTCGTGATTCTATTCCTCCTTCTTGGATTAAG GAGTTTATTCAATCACAAGGGAAGAGATTAAAATTCAATGTGAAGTTCAATGGAACTCTTGGGAGTATTTTTTCTGATTTATCTGTTCCAATTGACAAAGGCAATGTTAAGTCTTCATCCGTCATGGTTGCTGATCTTGTTAGTATTGGCGATTCCTGGCTCAACTTTGCCATTAAGAAGGCGCTTATCGAGCCCATTCACGATGTGGAAGACCAAGAGTGGTTTAATAACTTAAGCACTAGATGGAAG GTACTTTTACGCAGAAACTCCGAGGGTGAAATAGATCCGGGAGGTAAAATATGGTCGGCTCCATATAGATGGGGCTGCATGGTTATAGCATACAATAAAGTCAAATTTCGAAAGAACAACTTGGCTCCCATGGAG GACTGGTCGGATTTATGGCGCCCTGAACTTCGAGGAAGGATTTCGATGGTCGATTCACCTAGAGAAGTAATTGGTGCTGTTTTAAAGTACATGGGTGCATCCTACAACACAAAAGACATTAGCTCGCAAATTCCTGGTGGCAAAGACGCCGTTCAGCAAAATTTAACTTCACTTGCAAAACAG GTACGTTTGTTTGATAGCACACACTATCTGAAAGCATTTGCGGTTGGGGACGTTTGGGTTGCTGTTGGATGGAGTAGCGATGTTCTTCCTGTCGTCAAACGCATGTCGAATATTGCAGTGGTCGTCCCCAAGTCTGGATCAAGCTTATGGGCTGATTTATGG GCAATTCCTGCAACCTCCAGAATTGAGGCAGAGCCAGTTGGTGGAAGAGTTAAGGGACCCTCCCCTTTAATCCACCAATGGATTGAATTTTGCTTGCAGCCTGCTAGAGCACTGCCTTTCAAGCAGGAGGTAGTTCCCGGTGCGTCACCCGCCTCCATCGAAGGTCCAGAGGTTGTTCCTAAAGAACTGTTTGAAGGTAAACCGAAGTTGGATACGAACCTTATCGGTGGAGTACCCCCGCTCGACATTTTAGACAAATGTGAGTTCCTTGAGCCTTTATCTGAGTCTACTTTAGCAGATTTTCGATGGTTCGCTGCGAATATGCAGAAAAAACCGAACCATCGCTTGATGGACAGAGTTCATCAAGCTGTCTCATCCCTTGTAGGATTTGTTTCTCAAATCAGCTTTAAAAACTGA
- the LOC111797698 gene encoding carbon catabolite repressor protein 4 homolog 4 isoform X2 translates to MSGVQAPKHPKFISVEGADIYSRSKSDGIRFRFVSYNILAQVYVKSSFFPHSPSSCLRWKARSQAILAVLKNLEADFLCLQEIDEYDSFYKGTLERCGYSSLYIQRSGQKRDGCGIFFKHENAELIIEDRIEYNDLVNSIQDDDCSCEEKSENVVTSASHDVESNKGSSPKTTLADRGDPNDPRVRLKRDCVGIMAAFRLKKPFHHVVIVANTHLYWDPEWADVKLAQAKYLLSRLARFKTLVSEKFECTPSILLAGDFNSTPGDKVYQYLVSGKSSSGFSPECLEELPLPLSSVYATTLGREPSFTNFTPGFTGTLDYIFFSPSDSIRPISFLELPESECPEVIGGLPNFSYPSDHLPIGADFEITME, encoded by the exons ATGAGTGGAGTACAAGCACCAAAACATCCGAAGTTTATCTCTGTGGAAGGGGCTGACATTTACTCAAGAAGTAAATCTGACG GTATCagatttcgtttcgtttcttACAATATTTTAGCGCAG GTCTATGTGAAGAGTTCTTTTTTTCCACATTCTCCATCCTCTTGCCTTAG GTGGAAAGCTCGATCGCAGGCAATTTTAGCAGTTCTTAAGAATCTTGAGGCCGATTTTCTCTGTCTACAG GAAATTGATGAATATGATAGCTTTTACAAAGGAACTTTGGAAAGATGTGGATATTCCAGCTTATATATTCAGAGAAGTGGGCAGAAGCGTGATGGATGCGGGATCTTTTTCAAGCATGAAAA TGCTGAGTTGATCATAGAAGATAGAATTGAATACAATGATCTTGTAAACTCCATACAAGATGATGATTGTTCTTGTGAAGAGAAGTCTGAAAACGTGGTAACCAGTGCAAGTCACGATGTTGAATCAAACAAGG GTTCATCACCAAAAACTACACTAGCCGATCGTGGGGATCCTAACGATCCCCGTGTGAGACTGAAACGTGATTGTGTCGGAATTATGGCTGCTTTCAGACTCAAGAAGCCTTTTCATCATGTTGTAATCGTTGCAAACACCCATCTTTACTg GGATCCAGAATGGGCTGATGTCAAGCTCGCCCAGGCCAAATATCTTCTATCACGCCTTGCTCGATTCAAAACGTTAGTATCTGAGAAGTTCGAATGCACGCCCTCGATACTTTTGGCTGGCGACTTCAATTCAACCCCAGGGGATAAG GTATACCAATACCTTGTTTCTGGCAAATCTTCTTCTGGATTTTCGCCTGAATGCTTGGAAGAGCTTCCATTGCCCCTTAGTAGTGTGTATGCTACTACACTAGGGAGAGAACCGTCATTTACAAACTTCACTCCTGGCTTCACTGGTACTCTTGATTATATATTCTTCTCACCTTCAGACTCTATAAGACCCATTAGCTTTCTAGAACTTCCTGAATCAGAATGCCCAGAGGTCATTGGAGGGTTACCCAATTTTAGCTACCCAAGTGATCATCTTCCAATTGGAGCTGACTTTGAAATCACAATGGAATAA
- the LOC111797698 gene encoding carbon catabolite repressor protein 4 homolog 4 isoform X1 produces the protein MLAAFFSLPQLPVRAITRNIVRNMSGVQAPKHPKFISVEGADIYSRSKSDGIRFRFVSYNILAQVYVKSSFFPHSPSSCLRWKARSQAILAVLKNLEADFLCLQEIDEYDSFYKGTLERCGYSSLYIQRSGQKRDGCGIFFKHENAELIIEDRIEYNDLVNSIQDDDCSCEEKSENVVTSASHDVESNKGSSPKTTLADRGDPNDPRVRLKRDCVGIMAAFRLKKPFHHVVIVANTHLYWDPEWADVKLAQAKYLLSRLARFKTLVSEKFECTPSILLAGDFNSTPGDKVYQYLVSGKSSSGFSPECLEELPLPLSSVYATTLGREPSFTNFTPGFTGTLDYIFFSPSDSIRPISFLELPESECPEVIGGLPNFSYPSDHLPIGADFEITME, from the exons AAATATTGTACGTAACATGAGTGGAGTACAAGCACCAAAACATCCGAAGTTTATCTCTGTGGAAGGGGCTGACATTTACTCAAGAAGTAAATCTGACG GTATCagatttcgtttcgtttcttACAATATTTTAGCGCAG GTCTATGTGAAGAGTTCTTTTTTTCCACATTCTCCATCCTCTTGCCTTAG GTGGAAAGCTCGATCGCAGGCAATTTTAGCAGTTCTTAAGAATCTTGAGGCCGATTTTCTCTGTCTACAG GAAATTGATGAATATGATAGCTTTTACAAAGGAACTTTGGAAAGATGTGGATATTCCAGCTTATATATTCAGAGAAGTGGGCAGAAGCGTGATGGATGCGGGATCTTTTTCAAGCATGAAAA TGCTGAGTTGATCATAGAAGATAGAATTGAATACAATGATCTTGTAAACTCCATACAAGATGATGATTGTTCTTGTGAAGAGAAGTCTGAAAACGTGGTAACCAGTGCAAGTCACGATGTTGAATCAAACAAGG GTTCATCACCAAAAACTACACTAGCCGATCGTGGGGATCCTAACGATCCCCGTGTGAGACTGAAACGTGATTGTGTCGGAATTATGGCTGCTTTCAGACTCAAGAAGCCTTTTCATCATGTTGTAATCGTTGCAAACACCCATCTTTACTg GGATCCAGAATGGGCTGATGTCAAGCTCGCCCAGGCCAAATATCTTCTATCACGCCTTGCTCGATTCAAAACGTTAGTATCTGAGAAGTTCGAATGCACGCCCTCGATACTTTTGGCTGGCGACTTCAATTCAACCCCAGGGGATAAG GTATACCAATACCTTGTTTCTGGCAAATCTTCTTCTGGATTTTCGCCTGAATGCTTGGAAGAGCTTCCATTGCCCCTTAGTAGTGTGTATGCTACTACACTAGGGAGAGAACCGTCATTTACAAACTTCACTCCTGGCTTCACTGGTACTCTTGATTATATATTCTTCTCACCTTCAGACTCTATAAGACCCATTAGCTTTCTAGAACTTCCTGAATCAGAATGCCCAGAGGTCATTGGAGGGTTACCCAATTTTAGCTACCCAAGTGATCATCTTCCAATTGGAGCTGACTTTGAAATCACAATGGAATAA